Proteins from a single region of Belliella baltica DSM 15883:
- a CDS encoding polyprenyl synthetase family protein — protein MNQTTTPVSVSKLLQDLENHIQGFQYGNFPIELYEPISYIMSLGGKRIRPLLTLMAYSLYKEDYSSILTPASAVEVFHNFTLMHDDIMDDAPLRRGKATVHEKWNANTAILSGDVMLVKAYEMLVNVSPEKLPEALRLFNQTAAEVCEGQQHDMNFEKIETVLEEDYIDMIRQKTAVLLGFALQFGAILADAPREEAQKLYDFGVNIGIGFQLKDDLLDVYADQAKFGKQVGGDIIANKKTFLLIKAKELAQGELKNQLEDWLAKVDFDKQEKVKAVTSIYNQIGIKALTEAKMHDYFKKGFDQFNSLDVPIKSSFSALLELTEDLVHREK, from the coding sequence ATGAATCAAACAACAACTCCCGTAAGCGTAAGTAAGCTTTTACAAGATTTAGAAAATCATATCCAAGGATTCCAATATGGGAATTTTCCAATCGAATTGTACGAGCCGATAAGCTATATCATGAGTCTCGGAGGAAAAAGAATTCGTCCTTTATTGACTTTGATGGCATATTCACTCTACAAAGAAGATTATAGCTCCATTCTGACACCTGCATCAGCGGTTGAGGTATTTCATAACTTTACCTTGATGCATGATGATATCATGGATGATGCACCGCTGAGAAGAGGCAAAGCTACTGTTCACGAGAAATGGAATGCAAACACAGCCATACTTTCAGGTGATGTAATGTTGGTAAAGGCTTATGAAATGTTGGTGAATGTGTCTCCGGAAAAGCTTCCCGAAGCACTTCGGCTATTCAATCAAACGGCAGCTGAAGTTTGCGAAGGACAGCAGCATGATATGAATTTTGAAAAAATAGAAACTGTTCTAGAGGAAGATTATATTGATATGATCAGACAAAAGACAGCTGTTCTATTGGGTTTTGCTTTGCAATTTGGTGCAATTTTAGCAGATGCTCCTCGAGAAGAAGCACAGAAGCTGTATGATTTTGGAGTGAATATTGGCATTGGATTCCAACTCAAGGATGATTTACTGGACGTTTATGCGGATCAAGCAAAATTCGGAAAGCAAGTAGGTGGAGATATTATCGCCAATAAAAAAACGTTTTTATTGATTAAAGCGAAAGAGCTTGCGCAAGGTGAGTTGAAAAACCAATTGGAAGATTGGCTAGCTAAAGTTGATTTTGATAAGCAGGAAAAAGTAAAAGCTGTAACTTCGATTTATAACCAAATCGGAATCAAAGCACTAACAGAAGCTAAGATGCATGATTATTTCAAAAAAGGATTTGATCAGTTCAACTCATTAGATGTACCAATAAAATCAAGCTTTAGTGCTTTACTTGAATTAACCGAAGATTTGGTTCACAGAGAAAAATAA
- the rnr gene encoding ribonuclease R codes for MGRKSKNQASKGKAKGGKVMDSAQLARKVLNFLDNHFGEEFNSKQIVKKLEIRDSVVKGGVEPILHKLAAGGSISKSPRNYFSSNKEPDFIEGVVDFVNPRFAYIVVDAKHNIEEDILIKEADLKNALDGDRVRVMVYPLKGHTGRMEGKVLELLERSRDEFVGRVEISPRFAFVVPDFKKMHHDIFVHKGDLGGAEHNQKVVVKMTEWREGDKNPTGKVTRVLGKAGEHEVEIHSIMAEFGLPFEYPEDITKEAEAISDEISKEEIKNRKDFRGITTFTIDPADAKDFDDAISYRVLDNGNFEIGVHIADVTHYVKPKTGLEKEAYDRATSVYLVDRTIPMLPERLSNGLCSLRPNEDKLTFSCVFEMDENADVVKHWIGRTVIHSDRRFAYEQAQENIDNQSGDFFEELTFLNDMAKKLRRRRFDKGAVNFETVEVKFQLDEKGTPLGLFVKERKDIHKMIEEFMLLANRTVAEFIFDKNKGADTFVYRVHDHPDLERLETFSNFAKKFGHEIKVGEGNRISKALNQLMDEIQGKPEQNVLEQLAIRSMAKAIYTVEPKGHFGLAFKHYTHFTSPIRRYPDMMVHRLLQHYLDGGKSPESETWEDKCLHSSDREKRASNAERASIKYKQVEFMALAEDKDYDGIVVGVTEWGVFVEITETKCEGMIRVQDMNDDYYEFDEKNMRLIGTKNKKMITLGDKVSVRVVATDIDRRTIDLEFAGNESNNNSRKRK; via the coding sequence ATGGGAAGAAAATCAAAGAATCAAGCCAGTAAAGGCAAAGCTAAAGGCGGGAAAGTAATGGATTCCGCTCAGTTAGCAAGAAAAGTATTGAACTTTTTAGATAATCATTTTGGAGAAGAATTTAACTCCAAGCAAATTGTTAAAAAATTAGAAATCCGAGATTCAGTTGTGAAAGGTGGTGTAGAGCCGATCCTTCATAAACTGGCAGCTGGAGGTTCGATTTCAAAATCGCCTAGGAATTATTTTTCATCAAACAAAGAACCTGATTTTATAGAAGGTGTAGTAGATTTTGTGAATCCTCGATTCGCATATATTGTAGTGGATGCTAAGCATAACATTGAAGAGGATATATTGATCAAAGAAGCTGATTTAAAAAATGCACTAGATGGAGATAGAGTGAGAGTGATGGTTTATCCACTAAAAGGGCATACAGGTAGAATGGAAGGAAAAGTACTCGAACTTTTAGAAAGAAGTCGAGACGAGTTTGTTGGGAGAGTTGAGATTTCCCCTCGATTTGCCTTTGTTGTTCCTGATTTCAAGAAAATGCATCATGATATCTTTGTCCACAAAGGTGATCTTGGTGGTGCGGAGCACAATCAGAAGGTTGTCGTCAAGATGACTGAATGGAGAGAAGGTGACAAAAACCCAACAGGTAAAGTAACTCGAGTTTTAGGAAAAGCAGGAGAGCATGAGGTGGAGATACATTCCATTATGGCTGAATTTGGACTGCCATTCGAGTATCCAGAAGATATCACAAAAGAAGCAGAAGCGATCTCGGATGAGATTTCCAAGGAAGAAATTAAAAATAGAAAGGATTTCAGAGGAATCACCACTTTCACCATAGATCCGGCAGATGCAAAAGATTTTGATGATGCTATTTCTTATAGGGTATTGGACAATGGTAATTTTGAAATAGGTGTTCATATTGCCGACGTAACACACTATGTAAAGCCAAAAACAGGTCTTGAAAAAGAAGCTTATGATAGAGCGACTTCTGTATATTTGGTAGATAGGACCATTCCTATGCTTCCGGAGCGGTTGAGTAATGGACTTTGTTCCTTGCGTCCCAATGAAGATAAACTTACATTTTCTTGTGTTTTTGAAATGGATGAAAATGCAGATGTAGTGAAGCATTGGATAGGTAGAACCGTTATTCATTCCGATAGGAGATTTGCTTACGAGCAAGCTCAGGAAAATATCGATAATCAAAGTGGTGATTTCTTTGAAGAGTTGACCTTCTTGAATGATATGGCTAAAAAGCTTCGTAGAAGAAGATTTGACAAAGGGGCTGTTAACTTTGAGACTGTGGAAGTAAAATTTCAATTAGATGAAAAGGGCACTCCCCTTGGGCTTTTTGTAAAGGAGCGTAAGGACATTCACAAAATGATTGAAGAATTTATGCTTTTAGCGAATAGGACAGTGGCAGAGTTTATCTTTGATAAAAACAAAGGAGCGGATACTTTTGTATATAGAGTTCACGATCATCCTGATTTGGAGCGTTTAGAAACATTTTCAAATTTTGCAAAGAAGTTTGGACATGAAATAAAAGTTGGTGAAGGGAATAGAATTTCAAAAGCCTTGAATCAGTTGATGGACGAAATTCAAGGGAAACCAGAGCAAAATGTGTTAGAGCAATTGGCGATCAGAAGTATGGCGAAAGCAATTTACACTGTGGAACCAAAGGGTCACTTTGGATTAGCTTTTAAGCATTATACGCATTTCACATCGCCTATCAGAAGGTATCCTGACATGATGGTTCATAGGTTATTGCAGCATTATCTTGATGGTGGCAAATCTCCTGAGTCAGAGACTTGGGAAGACAAGTGTTTGCATTCTTCAGATAGAGAGAAAAGGGCATCAAACGCAGAACGTGCCTCAATCAAATACAAGCAAGTGGAATTTATGGCACTTGCAGAAGATAAGGATTATGATGGGATTGTTGTTGGAGTCACAGAGTGGGGAGTTTTTGTGGAAATCACAGAGACAAAGTGTGAAGGAATGATCAGAGTTCAGGATATGAATGATGATTACTATGAGTTTGACGAAAAAAACATGCGCTTAATTGGAACAAAAAATAAAAAAATGATCACATTGGGTGATAAAGTAAGTGTCAGAGTAGTTGCTACTGACATAGATAGAAGAACTATAGATTTGGAATTTGCAGGTAATGAATCAAACAACAACTCCCGTAAGCGTAAGTAA
- a CDS encoding ATP-binding protein: protein MLINRRLYDAVKEMIPKYPIIALTGPRQSGKTTLLKDLFRDYRYISLENPDFRNFAEKDPNGFLEEYDLQVIFDEVQRVPALFSYLQTKVDEHPERMGSYVLSGSQNFHLMQSITQSLAGRVAIFKLFPLDHLELSSAGLLQDEFLDNLVKGYNPAIYHRDIPTKIFYSNYIQTYINRDVSELIAIREMRLFQNFLSLCAAHAGQLLNLNALANECGITQPTAKAWLSALEQSFITFQLYPYYKNFSKRVLKTPKLYFYDTGLLCHLLKISSAEKLLIHPFKGALFENMMIAEYVKQMHHANNVEDIWFWRDSGGNEVDLLVDKGLD from the coding sequence ATGCTGATTAACAGGAGGTTATATGATGCAGTAAAGGAGATGATACCAAAGTATCCCATCATCGCTCTGACTGGCCCAAGACAATCTGGAAAGACTACTTTATTGAAGGATTTGTTTCGCGATTATCGCTATATCAGTCTTGAAAATCCTGATTTTCGGAATTTTGCTGAAAAAGATCCCAATGGGTTTTTGGAAGAATACGATCTTCAAGTGATTTTCGACGAAGTTCAGAGAGTGCCTGCGCTCTTTTCCTATCTTCAAACCAAAGTGGACGAGCATCCTGAAAGGATGGGATCTTATGTGTTGTCAGGTTCCCAAAACTTCCATTTGATGCAGAGCATAACTCAGAGTTTGGCAGGGAGAGTTGCTATTTTTAAGCTTTTCCCTTTAGATCATCTAGAACTAAGTTCAGCTGGTTTGTTGCAAGATGAATTCTTGGATAATTTGGTCAAAGGGTACAATCCAGCTATTTATCATAGAGACATTCCGACAAAAATATTTTATTCGAACTACATACAAACTTACATCAATCGTGATGTAAGTGAATTGATTGCGATTAGGGAAATGCGCTTATTTCAGAATTTTCTGTCGCTTTGTGCAGCTCATGCGGGACAGTTACTGAATTTGAATGCTTTGGCAAATGAATGTGGGATAACTCAGCCTACTGCCAAAGCCTGGCTTTCCGCACTGGAGCAAAGTTTCATTACTTTTCAGCTCTACCCATATTATAAGAATTTTAGCAAGAGAGTTTTGAAAACTCCGAAGCTGTATTTTTATGACACAGGATTGCTTTGCCACTTGCTTAAAATCTCTTCCGCTGAGAAATTGTTGATTCATCCTTTTAAAGGAGCCTTATTTGAAAATATGATGATTGCGGAATATGTAAAACAAATGCATCATGCAAATAATGTAGAAGATATATGGTTTTGGAGAGATTCTGGAGGCAATGAAGTTGATCTGCTTGTGGACAAGGGATTGGATTAA
- a CDS encoding 3'-5' exonuclease: protein MTDFLNELSDVLFLDIETASAESNFDALPERIQDEWIKKEKLIHKSDAESEEGSLFFEKAGIYAEFGKVICVGVGYFKFDKESETLRFRTKSYASDNEYETLLEFSELLQKKSWTLCAHNGKEFDFPYLARRILINRIPLPEPLQMAGKKPWEIRHLDTLELWKFGDYKHYTRLELLAAVFDIPTSKEGIDGSQVNDAYYNQNDLQSIREYCLRDVLVTAQIYLAFQGLPPEIDFEIINLDLEQE from the coding sequence ATGACTGATTTTTTAAATGAATTGAGTGATGTCCTGTTTTTGGATATAGAGACAGCTTCTGCTGAATCAAATTTTGATGCACTTCCGGAGAGGATTCAGGATGAGTGGATCAAAAAGGAAAAACTAATCCACAAGTCTGATGCAGAGAGTGAAGAAGGAAGTCTTTTCTTTGAAAAAGCGGGTATTTATGCAGAGTTTGGAAAAGTAATCTGTGTAGGTGTAGGCTACTTTAAGTTTGATAAAGAAAGTGAGACCTTAAGATTCCGAACTAAGAGTTATGCTTCAGACAATGAATATGAGACGCTATTAGAGTTTTCAGAATTGCTTCAAAAGAAATCTTGGACTTTGTGCGCCCACAACGGGAAAGAGTTTGACTTTCCCTATCTCGCCAGAAGAATTTTGATTAATAGAATTCCTTTGCCAGAGCCACTTCAGATGGCTGGAAAGAAGCCTTGGGAAATAAGGCACTTGGATACTTTGGAGTTATGGAAATTTGGTGACTACAAGCATTATACAAGACTGGAATTATTGGCAGCAGTTTTTGATATTCCGACTTCTAAAGAAGGAATTGATGGTTCTCAAGTGAATGATGCCTATTATAATCAAAATGATTTGCAGTCAATTCGTGAATATTGTTTGAGAGATGTTTTGGTGACCGCACAGATTTATTTGGCTTTTCAAGGCTTGCCACCGGAAATTGATTTTGAGATTATCAATTTAGATTTAGAACAAGAGTGA
- the lipB gene encoding lipoyl(octanoyl) transferase LipB has protein sequence MNQIINKKVKFLDLGRKDYKETWDFQEEIFAKTVALKIENRKVGEKEQQITENYLFFVEHPHVYTLGKSGELAHLLLDEKGLQEKEATFYKINRGGDITYHGPGQLVGYPILDLDNFFTDIHKYLRLLEEAIILTLREYGIEAGRIEGLTGVWLDHLKQENPRKICALGVKSSRWVTMHGFAFNVNADLDYFKNIVPCGIADKAVTSMHLELGRPVDENEVKHKVKAHIGHLFEMEFVEG, from the coding sequence GTGAATCAAATTATAAATAAAAAAGTAAAATTTCTAGACCTTGGCCGAAAGGATTATAAGGAGACCTGGGATTTTCAGGAAGAAATTTTCGCAAAAACGGTTGCTTTGAAGATTGAAAATAGAAAGGTTGGCGAGAAAGAGCAGCAAATTACAGAGAATTATCTTTTTTTCGTAGAACACCCACATGTCTATACATTGGGAAAAAGTGGGGAGCTAGCTCATCTATTACTAGATGAAAAAGGGCTTCAGGAAAAAGAGGCGACATTTTATAAAATCAATCGGGGTGGAGATATTACCTATCATGGCCCTGGTCAACTTGTTGGTTATCCAATTTTGGATTTGGATAATTTTTTCACAGATATTCATAAGTATTTAAGACTTTTGGAAGAAGCGATTATTCTTACGCTTAGAGAATATGGAATTGAAGCAGGAAGAATAGAAGGGCTGACGGGTGTATGGCTCGATCACCTCAAACAGGAGAATCCGAGAAAAATATGTGCCCTTGGTGTAAAGTCCAGTCGCTGGGTGACTATGCATGGATTCGCTTTCAATGTCAATGCTGACTTAGATTATTTCAAAAATATTGTCCCCTGTGGAATTGCTGATAAAGCGGTCACATCTATGCATTTGGAATTGGGAAGACCTGTTGATGAAAATGAAGTTAAGCATAAAGTAAAAGCACATATTGGCCATTTATTCGAAATGGAATTTGTTGAGGGTTAA
- a CDS encoding YraN family protein has translation MAEHNEKGKRAEELAKDWLTGKGYVFREANYRYSHSEIDLIFEYKDLLVFVEVKFRSGVGFGFAEEFVDYTKRKLIIKAADHYIHENDWHKDIRFDIVGVYQDKNGNVNFRQFEDAFY, from the coding sequence ATGGCAGAGCATAATGAAAAAGGAAAGCGTGCAGAAGAGTTGGCCAAGGATTGGCTGACGGGTAAGGGGTATGTTTTTAGAGAAGCAAATTACCGATATAGTCATTCAGAAATTGACTTGATTTTTGAATACAAAGACCTTCTTGTATTTGTTGAGGTAAAATTTAGAAGTGGTGTAGGCTTTGGATTTGCCGAAGAATTTGTTGACTATACCAAGAGAAAGCTAATCATCAAAGCTGCTGATCATTATATTCATGAAAATGATTGGCACAAAGACATTCGTTTTGATATCGTAGGAGTATATCAAGATAAAAATGGAAATGTTAATTTTAGACAATTTGAGGATGCATTTTATTAA
- a CDS encoding c-type cytochrome — protein MKKGIKILAYFVTSLVILILLAVAYISFALPNVGDPPADFKVEITDEKVAYGKYLANHVMVCVDCHSVRDFSLFSGPIVPGTESSGGEVFDQKMGFPGTFISANITPAGIGDWTDGELLRLISTGVRKDGSAIFPIMPYKNYGQLDVKDLEAIIAYLRTLDPINTNHPKSKADFPFSLILKTMPEKANFTEKPDPSDQIAYGGYLVNAAACADCHTKFENGSFVGEKLAGGREMEMPGGILVTPNLTPHESGLKNWTEDMFVQRFKMYSDDNNYVPEKLAPDDFQTIMPWVMYSGMEESDLRAIYRYLQSLDPVENYVERFKPKS, from the coding sequence ATGAAAAAGGGGATTAAGATTTTAGCATATTTTGTTACTTCACTTGTCATATTGATTTTATTAGCTGTGGCATATATCAGCTTTGCACTACCAAATGTTGGAGATCCGCCGGCTGATTTCAAGGTAGAGATTACTGACGAAAAAGTTGCATATGGAAAGTATTTAGCAAACCATGTTATGGTTTGTGTTGATTGTCATTCTGTGAGAGATTTCAGTCTATTTTCTGGACCTATAGTTCCTGGAACCGAGAGTTCAGGTGGGGAGGTTTTTGATCAGAAGATGGGTTTTCCAGGGACATTTATTTCCGCTAACATTACGCCTGCGGGAATAGGTGATTGGACTGATGGTGAGCTTTTAAGGTTGATTTCTACTGGAGTTAGAAAAGATGGATCTGCTATTTTTCCAATTATGCCTTACAAAAACTATGGGCAATTGGATGTTAAAGATTTGGAAGCTATAATAGCTTATCTTAGAACACTTGATCCAATAAATACAAATCATCCTAAATCCAAAGCCGATTTTCCTTTTAGTTTGATTTTGAAAACAATGCCTGAGAAAGCTAATTTCACTGAAAAACCTGATCCAAGTGATCAGATAGCCTATGGAGGATATTTGGTCAATGCAGCCGCATGTGCTGATTGTCATACCAAGTTTGAAAATGGGAGCTTTGTAGGTGAAAAATTAGCAGGAGGTCGAGAAATGGAAATGCCAGGAGGGATTTTAGTCACCCCAAATCTAACGCCCCATGAAAGTGGTTTGAAGAATTGGACAGAAGATATGTTTGTGCAACGTTTCAAAATGTATAGTGATGATAACAATTATGTCCCTGAAAAATTAGCTCCTGATGATTTTCAGACTATAATGCCTTGGGTCATGTATTCTGGAATGGAAGAGTCTGATCTGCGAGCGATTTATCGCTATTTGCAATCGCTAGATCCAGTCGAAAACTATGTTGAGAGATTTAAGCCTAAAAGCTGA
- a CDS encoding response regulator transcription factor, translating to MYQKIIAFRREQFQEIESLKSDITDKNGYDINFSAINVKLPTPLSEREKDVVEQLELGLSNQEIATRLYVSENTIKTHLKNIFIKTEAQNRTDLIHRLRLYSEDGIYT from the coding sequence GTGTACCAGAAAATCATTGCGTTTAGAAGAGAACAATTTCAGGAAATTGAGTCATTGAAAAGTGATATTACTGATAAAAATGGATACGATATTAATTTTTCAGCTATCAACGTAAAACTTCCAACACCTCTATCGGAAAGAGAAAAGGATGTAGTAGAACAATTAGAACTAGGCTTGTCAAATCAGGAAATTGCTACTAGGCTATATGTAAGTGAAAACACTATAAAAACCCATCTTAAAAATATTTTTATTAAAACCGAAGCTCAAAATAGAACTGATCTAATTCACAGATTGAGACTTTATTCCGAAGATGGAATCTATACTTGA
- a CDS encoding ABC transporter ATP-binding protein: MEIILKGEGLSLGYKNQNKESVIAEGISFRLEKGKLTCLLGPNGVGKSTLIKTIMGQIPILKGDISFSGKAISEFNEKLLAKKIAVVLTEKVALSNLTVYQLVSLGRIPHTSWLGNLTIEDHEVVKKALLATNIEYLKDSVLSEISDGQMQKVMIARALVQDGEVVILDEPTAHLDLINRFEIMHLLRRIAKEEGKAILVVTHDLDIAIETADEFWLMQCGFPLVSGTPEDLIVSDKINLLLPKDSLKFDVSTGKVQDSTSYEFPRIIGEEKLTRWLKLLIRKNKLRLPKDILSLTIYEIPFTISIESTSEILEFDSFKTFLEYFLES; this comes from the coding sequence ATGGAGATAATTTTAAAAGGGGAAGGTTTATCACTGGGATATAAAAATCAAAACAAGGAATCGGTCATTGCAGAAGGAATCTCTTTTAGGTTAGAAAAAGGTAAATTAACATGCCTTTTAGGTCCAAATGGAGTCGGGAAATCAACTCTTATAAAAACTATAATGGGGCAAATCCCCATATTGAAAGGTGATATCAGCTTTTCAGGAAAAGCTATTTCTGAATTCAATGAGAAATTATTAGCAAAGAAGATAGCTGTTGTTCTAACGGAAAAGGTTGCTTTAAGCAATTTGACAGTTTATCAATTAGTTTCGCTCGGGAGAATTCCACATACATCATGGCTTGGAAATCTCACTATTGAAGATCATGAAGTGGTGAAAAAAGCGCTTCTTGCTACAAATATTGAATATCTTAAAGATAGTGTCTTGTCCGAAATTAGCGATGGTCAAATGCAAAAAGTGATGATAGCAAGAGCGCTAGTTCAAGATGGAGAAGTTGTAATTTTAGATGAACCCACTGCTCATTTGGATTTGATCAATCGATTTGAAATCATGCATTTGCTAAGAAGGATTGCGAAGGAGGAGGGTAAAGCAATTTTAGTAGTTACTCATGATTTGGATATTGCTATTGAGACTGCGGATGAGTTTTGGTTGATGCAATGTGGTTTTCCATTAGTTTCTGGAACTCCTGAAGATTTGATAGTGAGTGATAAGATCAATTTGCTTCTTCCAAAGGATAGTTTGAAGTTTGATGTTTCAACAGGCAAAGTTCAGGATTCCACAAGTTATGAATTCCCAAGAATTATTGGAGAAGAGAAGTTGACTCGTTGGCTTAAACTTCTTATTCGAAAGAATAAGTTGAGGTTACCTAAAGATATTTTATCCCTTACTATTTATGAAATTCCTTTTACTATTTCTATTGAATCCACGAGCGAAATACTTGAATTTGATTCCTTTAAAACATTTTTAGAATATTTTTTAGAATCCTGA
- a CDS encoding iron ABC transporter permease: MKNNTRHFLLFVFGAVLCVLFFLINLNVGSVHIPMSEIAASLFGEEFSKKSWGIIVKDYRIPKAFTAILAGLALSISGLQMQTFFRNPLAGPFVLGISSGAGLGVALLVMTGSAFGLSFFSGGFGMWAVVFAASSGAILVLLLMSLTAWRVKDSMTLLIVGLMFGSLAGALISVLAYFSEAEQLKVFTIWSMGSLGGTQGGQLELFLFACVLGVTPVLIFIKSYNAMLLGEAYAKSMGVNINKLRWAMILSTGLLAGSATAFCGPIAFIGIAVPHMARLIFKSGDHKILFPASALTGAIVLLFCDSISQLPGSAQTLPINAVTSLIGAPMVIWLILRRNFSKEF; this comes from the coding sequence ATGAAAAATAACACTAGACATTTTCTACTTTTTGTTTTTGGCGCAGTTCTTTGTGTATTATTCTTTCTGATCAACCTAAACGTTGGTTCAGTTCACATTCCGATGTCTGAGATTGCTGCAAGTCTTTTTGGAGAAGAATTTAGCAAGAAGTCTTGGGGTATTATTGTAAAAGATTATAGAATACCAAAAGCTTTTACCGCAATTTTGGCAGGTCTAGCTTTGTCAATAAGCGGTTTGCAAATGCAAACTTTTTTCAGAAATCCTTTAGCAGGACCTTTTGTCTTGGGGATTAGTTCAGGAGCTGGATTAGGTGTTGCATTGCTAGTGATGACTGGTTCAGCATTTGGTTTGAGTTTTTTTTCAGGGGGTTTTGGAATGTGGGCTGTAGTGTTTGCGGCATCCTCTGGAGCAATTTTAGTTCTATTACTCATGAGTTTGACTGCATGGAGAGTAAAGGACAGCATGACGCTACTGATCGTTGGGTTGATGTTTGGAAGCTTGGCTGGTGCTTTGATTTCTGTCTTGGCTTATTTTAGTGAGGCTGAGCAATTAAAAGTATTCACAATTTGGTCCATGGGGAGTCTTGGAGGCACTCAGGGAGGCCAATTAGAATTATTTTTATTTGCTTGTGTTTTGGGAGTTACCCCAGTTTTGATTTTTATCAAGTCTTATAATGCAATGCTTCTAGGTGAAGCTTATGCAAAAAGTATGGGAGTGAATATTAATAAATTGCGCTGGGCTATGATCTTGAGTACAGGGTTGCTGGCAGGTTCTGCGACTGCATTTTGTGGCCCAATTGCGTTTATTGGAATAGCAGTTCCTCATATGGCAAGATTAATTTTTAAAAGTGGAGATCATAAAATCCTATTTCCAGCATCTGCTTTAACAGGTGCAATTGTTTTACTTTTTTGCGATTCAATTAGTCAGCTCCCAGGATCTGCACAAACACTTCCAATCAATGCTGTTACCTCGTTGATAGGAGCTCCAATGGTAATTTGGTTAATTTTAAGAAGGAATTTTAGTAAAGAGTTTTAA
- a CDS encoding ABC transporter substrate-binding protein, protein MQNSYASGFHIFKGEGYWVLEVSQAFPGEHQPYRYLVLESSGESIPDGTFDAIITLPIEKVILTSTTHIPHLDLLDCTEKLVGFPNLDLISSKLTRERINKNLVKDLGSGAQSNIELMIDLEPDWVMISTLGEDLKNLDLLKSAGIAAVINGEYVEQHPLGRAEWIKFTGVLLGKYEEAKAEFDVIEANYLEALNLVSNVVLENRPTVMSGVMYKDIWYAPGNDSWGAQLLNAAGGEYVFKAQAGTGSSQLNYEYVLDQAQNADFWLGASDFVSLEAMKSADERYAGFKAFQKNNVYSYTSKKGETGGIEYFELGYMRPDLILKDIIKILHPDLLPNYSLYFYSKMNEK, encoded by the coding sequence TTGCAAAATTCCTACGCGTCTGGTTTTCATATATTTAAAGGGGAGGGGTATTGGGTTTTAGAAGTTTCGCAAGCTTTCCCGGGAGAGCATCAACCTTATAGGTATTTGGTATTAGAAAGTTCGGGTGAATCAATTCCTGATGGGACATTTGACGCAATAATTACATTGCCAATAGAAAAAGTAATCCTAACTTCTACAACTCATATTCCACATTTAGATTTATTAGATTGCACAGAAAAGTTGGTTGGCTTTCCCAATTTAGATTTGATTTCTTCTAAACTCACTAGAGAAAGGATAAACAAAAACTTGGTAAAAGACCTTGGTTCTGGAGCTCAGTCCAATATTGAGTTGATGATAGATCTAGAACCAGATTGGGTGATGATTTCAACCTTAGGGGAAGATTTGAAAAACTTAGATTTACTCAAAAGCGCTGGAATAGCTGCTGTAATCAATGGGGAATATGTGGAGCAGCATCCACTTGGGAGAGCAGAATGGATTAAATTCACAGGGGTGTTGTTAGGGAAATATGAAGAAGCAAAAGCTGAATTTGATGTTATTGAAGCCAATTATTTAGAAGCATTAAATTTAGTCTCTAATGTTGTCTTGGAAAATCGTCCGACGGTCATGTCTGGAGTGATGTACAAGGATATTTGGTATGCTCCAGGAAATGACTCTTGGGGGGCACAATTGCTTAATGCTGCTGGAGGGGAATATGTATTTAAAGCGCAAGCTGGTACAGGCAGTAGCCAACTTAACTATGAATATGTGCTTGACCAAGCTCAGAATGCTGATTTTTGGCTAGGAGCATCAGATTTTGTGAGCTTGGAAGCCATGAAAAGTGCTGATGAAAGATATGCTGGTTTTAAAGCTTTTCAAAAAAACAATGTTTATTCATATACCTCGAAAAAAGGGGAGACAGGTGGAATTGAATATTTTGAATTGGGTTACATGCGGCCTGATTTGATTTTGAAAGACATCATCAAGATTCTCCATCCAGATTTATTACCAAATTATTCTCTTTATTTTTACTCAAAAATGAATGAAAAATAA